The Sorangiineae bacterium MSr11954 DNA segment CCAGGGGGCCAAAATCGGCGAACGAGGCGAGCAAGGCGTCCCGACGCTCCGGTCCACGGAGCGCGCGCTCGCCGGGGCGGAGGGCGCGGGCGCAGTAGACGCCGAAGAGGCCGCCCGGCAGCGGATAGATTCCGAAGTAACGATCCGCCCCCCAAAATTCGAGGATGCCATCTTCGATCTGCGCCGCGGTGAGCCGCTCCTCGGCACGAAGGAGCGACACCGCGGGGACCTTGGCGATGTACGCCCACCCGATGGCCCCGAACGGGCGCGGGCCGGGGGCGCGCTCGAAGGCGAGCTGGCGAACCCGGGAGCGGATGCCGTCGGCCCCGACCACGGCGTCGTACCACTCGACCTCGCCGTTCTCGAACCGCACTTCGACGTCGCTCCGCGATTGCGCGATGGCTCGGATGCCCACCCCCAACCGAAGATCGGCGTTCTCCGGGATGCCGCGGAGCACGTCGTGCAGGGCGCCGCGCTGGAGCTGAATCAAGCTCCCATGCCGCTCGTTGAGCAGCGACATATCCATCGAGCGAACGGGGGCGCCGCTCGCGTCGGTAATGGTATAATGCACGATTTCGTGCGCGCGGCTCCTCACGGCGCCGAGCACCCCTAGGGCGGCGAGGATGCGCTGGCCATTGCCGAAGAGGCAGAGCGCATGGCCGGGCCGGTTCCACGAGGTGGCGTGATCGATCAGATCGGTATCGATTCCGCCACGCCGGAGGAGCGCGTTGAGGGACAAGCCCCCGATCCCGGCGCCGGCGATGAGGACCCTCACGGCCGGACCGCGGCGGCTCGTTTGCGAACGCGCCGGAGGCGCTCGGTCACCCACGGCTCGGCGATCCGGCGCACGATGGTGGCGGGCTTCCCTTTTGCCGCGAGCACGCGCTCGGCCGCGCGACGGCC contains these protein-coding regions:
- a CDS encoding FAD-dependent monooxygenase, which codes for MRVLIAGAGIGGLSLNALLRRGGIDTDLIDHATSWNRPGHALCLFGNGQRILAALGVLGAVRSRAHEIVHYTITDASGAPVRSMDMSLLNERHGSLIQLQRGALHDVLRGIPENADLRLGVGIRAIAQSRSDVEVRFENGEVEWYDAVVGADGIRSRVRQLAFERAPGPRPFGAIGWAYIAKVPAVSLLRAEERLTAAQIEDGILEFWGADRYFGIYPLPGGLFGVYCARALRPGERALRGPERRDALLASFADFGPLVEQLLAHAPDAASIFHAPLEEVWRATWHANRVGLLGDAAHAMLPFGGMGASMAMEDALVLSEELRQHPVRRAFPRYVRRRVRRVWPVQFNARMKGIAMLRAKHIPLGVRSLQGVMRDPASFIGPYATWQERVLDALISANP